The Georgenia sp. TF02-10 genome window below encodes:
- a CDS encoding M50 family metallopeptidase, with translation MEALSGWWEQVWVRLQPDPAGGAVTWVVLAAVAAAVLAGPVWRRLRVLVTVVHELGHALVGVLGGRRFTGLVLRGDMSGHAVTVGPARGPGLVLTAWAGYPAPAIVGAAAVQAAAAGWAPPLLGLTVLVLLLALLRVRSFYTAAVVVGVGVATAALWWWAPPTWQAQVLAGTGLFQLIGSWRHLAVVAARPGPGSDVGVLARLTRVPRWCWLVSFALVLAAATWWAWLAVRTLLGLQ, from the coding sequence GTGGAGGCACTGAGCGGCTGGTGGGAGCAGGTCTGGGTCCGGCTGCAGCCCGACCCCGCGGGCGGAGCGGTTACCTGGGTCGTGCTCGCGGCCGTCGCGGCGGCGGTGCTGGCCGGGCCGGTGTGGCGGCGGCTTCGGGTGCTCGTCACGGTGGTGCACGAGCTCGGGCACGCCCTGGTCGGGGTGCTCGGCGGCCGGCGGTTCACCGGGCTGGTGCTGCGGGGGGACATGTCCGGCCATGCCGTCACCGTCGGCCCCGCCCGCGGTCCGGGCCTGGTGCTGACGGCCTGGGCGGGTTACCCGGCACCGGCGATCGTGGGAGCGGCCGCCGTCCAGGCAGCCGCGGCCGGCTGGGCGCCGCCGCTGCTCGGCCTCACCGTTCTCGTCCTCCTCCTCGCCCTGCTCCGGGTGCGCTCGTTCTACACGGCGGCGGTGGTCGTGGGCGTGGGGGTGGCGACGGCGGCGCTGTGGTGGTGGGCCCCGCCGACCTGGCAGGCGCAGGTCCTGGCCGGGACCGGGCTGTTCCAGCTCATCGGGTCCTGGCGGCACCTCGCGGTGGTGGCGGCACGGCCCGGGCCCGGCTCCGACGTCGGCGTGCTGGCCCGGCTGACCCGCGTACCGCGGTGGTGCTGGCTGGTCAGCTTCGCCCTCGTGCTGGCGGCGGCGACGTGGTGGGCCTGGCTCGCGGTACGAACGCTGCTGGGTCTGCAGTGA
- a CDS encoding (deoxy)nucleoside triphosphate pyrophosphohydrolase, producing the protein MTQAHPDGRRLVVAAAVVDRLHHPAAILCARRSAPAALAGRWELPGGKVEPGETPAQALHRELGEELGITVRLGAVLPGPRGGDWPILGERTMRVWWAEVVSGTPHPLQDHDELRWVAPAAVEELDWLDPDRPIAAALRAGATARTVAAR; encoded by the coding sequence ATGACCCAGGCCCACCCCGACGGCCGCCGCCTCGTCGTGGCGGCCGCCGTCGTGGACCGCCTGCACCACCCGGCCGCGATCCTCTGCGCGCGGCGCTCGGCGCCGGCCGCGCTGGCCGGCCGGTGGGAGCTGCCCGGCGGCAAGGTCGAGCCCGGCGAGACGCCGGCGCAGGCCCTGCACCGCGAGCTCGGCGAGGAGCTCGGCATCACCGTCCGGCTGGGCGCCGTGCTGCCGGGACCGCGCGGGGGTGACTGGCCGATCCTGGGCGAGCGGACCATGCGGGTGTGGTGGGCGGAGGTCGTTTCCGGTACGCCTCACCCGCTGCAGGACCACGACGAGCTGCGCTGGGTGGCGCCGGCCGCCGTCGAGGAGCTGGACTGGCTCGACCCGGACCGGCCGATCGCCGCCGCCCTGCGCGCGGGCGCCACGGCCCGCACCGTGGCGGCCCGGTAG
- a CDS encoding TetR/AcrR family transcriptional regulator: protein MPKILGGSLTEHRERTRDALFGALAQLLRERGFDAISLADIAAQAGIGRTAVYNHFPDKESVLLGYIEHETSAYVAALERSLAGITDPVDQLREYVRHQLALERTYHLPPGPDLREVVSPDAAKRLRGHVRQVETVLRRILSGAIDAGAIPAQHLDAVVQLVHACLSGRSVPTTDPERGEFVAATELFVLRAVGARADGAVHAVAEPVTDVA, encoded by the coding sequence GTGCCCAAGATCCTCGGCGGCTCCCTGACGGAGCACCGCGAACGGACCCGCGACGCTCTGTTCGGCGCGCTCGCCCAGCTCCTCCGCGAGCGCGGCTTCGACGCCATCTCGCTGGCGGACATCGCCGCGCAGGCAGGCATCGGCCGGACCGCCGTCTACAACCACTTCCCGGACAAGGAGTCCGTCCTCCTCGGCTACATCGAGCACGAGACGTCCGCCTACGTCGCCGCGCTGGAGCGCTCCCTCGCCGGCATCACCGACCCGGTGGACCAGCTCCGCGAGTACGTGCGCCACCAGCTCGCCCTCGAGCGGACCTACCACCTCCCGCCCGGCCCTGACCTGCGCGAGGTCGTCTCGCCGGACGCGGCGAAGCGGCTGCGCGGGCACGTGCGCCAGGTAGAGACCGTGCTGCGCCGGATCCTCTCCGGCGCCATCGACGCCGGCGCGATCCCGGCCCAGCACCTCGACGCCGTCGTGCAGCTCGTCCACGCCTGCCTGAGCGGGCGCAGCGTGCCGACCACCGACCCCGAGCGCGGCGAGTTCGTCGCCGCCACCGAGCTCTTCGTGCTCCGCGCCGTGGGGGCCCGGGCCGACGGCGCCGTGCACGCGGTCGCGGAGCCGGTCACCGACGTGGCCTGA
- a CDS encoding VWA domain-containing protein, whose protein sequence is MILRLVWPLWALAVVLGPLLLLCGWAWWQARRGGDDGGPWLRRAAMVLATLVIGLAPAVPAETVRVATDAEVFFVVDRTGSMAAEDHDGGRPRLAGVREDLVGLLEALPGARYSVIAFDSQASRQLPLTSDARAVRSWAETLRQEITGYSAGSSVERPLTALTTALTGAAERNPAHVRIVFFLSDGENTAGAGGGAGSGAGSGADSVRADADVVGTDTDGVRAAFRPNGRTDPNVDLADGGGTGADAAAAAGARQASADSGPPVGGYAALAPLVDAGAVLGYGTADGGRMRSYDGTDATGPGTSAPYITDQTQPGNPPAVSRLDETALRRLAADLGVDYAHRTGRTGVEGLVAGIDVEQIAADGRRVTTTYRDVYWPAAVVLAALVAWEAYHQARSWRRLREQVPRAEVPA, encoded by the coding sequence ATGATCCTCCGCCTGGTGTGGCCGCTGTGGGCGCTGGCCGTCGTGCTCGGCCCGCTGCTCCTGCTGTGCGGGTGGGCCTGGTGGCAGGCCCGGCGCGGCGGGGACGACGGCGGGCCGTGGCTGCGGCGGGCCGCGATGGTGCTCGCCACGCTCGTCATCGGCCTGGCCCCCGCCGTCCCGGCCGAGACCGTCCGGGTGGCCACCGACGCCGAGGTGTTCTTCGTGGTGGACCGCACCGGGTCGATGGCCGCGGAGGACCACGACGGCGGCCGGCCCCGGCTGGCCGGGGTGCGCGAGGACCTGGTCGGGCTCCTGGAGGCGCTGCCCGGCGCCCGGTACTCGGTCATCGCCTTCGACTCCCAGGCCAGCCGGCAGCTGCCGCTGACCTCCGACGCCCGGGCCGTGCGCAGCTGGGCCGAGACGCTGCGCCAGGAGATCACCGGCTACTCCGCCGGCTCCAGCGTGGAGCGGCCGCTGACCGCGCTGACCACGGCGCTGACCGGCGCGGCCGAGCGCAACCCGGCCCACGTGCGGATCGTCTTCTTCCTCTCCGACGGGGAGAACACCGCCGGTGCGGGCGGTGGTGCGGGTTCCGGTGCCGGTTCGGGTGCCGACAGCGTCCGGGCGGACGCGGACGTCGTCGGTACGGACACCGACGGCGTCCGTGCCGCTTTCCGCCCCAACGGTCGTACGGACCCCAACGTCGATCTCGCCGACGGCGGCGGCACGGGTGCCGACGCCGCTGCCGCCGCCGGTGCCCGGCAGGCGAGCGCCGACAGCGGCCCGCCTGTCGGCGGCTACGCCGCCCTCGCGCCGCTCGTCGACGCCGGCGCCGTGCTCGGCTACGGCACCGCCGACGGCGGCCGGATGCGCAGCTACGACGGCACCGACGCCACCGGCCCCGGCACCTCCGCCCCCTACATCACCGACCAGACCCAGCCCGGCAACCCGCCGGCCGTCTCCCGCCTCGACGAGACCGCCCTGCGCCGCCTCGCCGCGGACCTCGGCGTCGACTACGCCCACCGCACCGGCCGGACCGGCGTGGAGGGCCTGGTTGCCGGGATCGACGTGGAGCAGATCGCCGCCGACGGCCGCCGGGTGACGACCACCTACCGGGACGTGTACTGGCCGGCCGCCGTCGTCCTCGCCGCCCTGGTGGCGTGGGAGGCGTACCACCAGGCCCGGTCCTGGCGCCGGCTGCGCGAGCAGGTGCCGCGCGCGGAGGTGCCGGCATGA
- a CDS encoding DUF58 domain-containing protein has product MGPGPAAAPGPTAPPAPAASAASRLARVRARLDLPTVRRAAGLLEGRHRSVFTGRGQDFDDQVEYRPGDDVTDIDWKSSARAGTPIIRRFVRESNLAVVLAVDTGRTMAATAAGGEPKPEVALAVADVVAYLARARGDLVGLVAGDAGRLVQLPARHGTAHLETLLRTLERALALPAPPSDLGRVLDRVLTWSTRRCLVVVITDDARPEPAHEDALRRLRARHEVMVVAVADALPTAPGIGPTADVDGPVLPAYLRADPDLHAEARAAAADRTARVRAMLRRRGVEQVSVAGTDDVVDALVDLLRRQRRARR; this is encoded by the coding sequence ATGGGGCCCGGCCCGGCCGCGGCGCCCGGCCCGACGGCGCCCCCCGCCCCCGCCGCGTCCGCCGCGTCCCGCCTGGCCCGGGTCCGCGCCCGGCTGGACCTGCCCACCGTCCGCCGCGCCGCCGGCCTGCTCGAGGGCCGCCACCGCTCCGTCTTCACCGGCCGCGGCCAGGACTTCGACGACCAGGTCGAGTACCGCCCCGGCGACGACGTCACCGACATCGACTGGAAGTCCTCCGCCCGCGCCGGCACCCCGATCATCCGCCGGTTCGTGCGCGAGTCGAACCTCGCCGTCGTGCTGGCCGTGGACACCGGCCGGACCATGGCCGCCACCGCCGCGGGCGGGGAGCCCAAGCCCGAGGTCGCGCTCGCCGTCGCCGACGTCGTGGCCTACCTGGCCCGGGCCCGCGGGGACCTCGTCGGGCTGGTCGCCGGCGACGCCGGGCGCCTGGTCCAGCTGCCCGCCCGGCACGGCACCGCCCACCTGGAGACCCTGCTCCGCACCCTCGAGCGCGCCCTGGCCCTGCCCGCCCCGCCCTCGGACCTGGGCCGCGTGCTCGACCGGGTGCTGACCTGGTCCACCCGCCGCTGCCTCGTCGTCGTCATCACCGACGACGCCCGGCCCGAGCCCGCGCACGAGGACGCGCTGCGCCGGCTGCGCGCCCGGCACGAGGTGATGGTGGTCGCCGTCGCCGACGCCCTGCCCACCGCCCCGGGCATCGGCCCCACCGCCGACGTCGACGGCCCGGTCCTGCCCGCGTACCTGCGCGCCGACCCCGACCTGCACGCCGAGGCCCGCGCGGCCGCCGCCGACCGGACCGCGCGGGTGCGGGCGATGCTGCGCCGCCGCGGCGTGGAGCAGGTCAGCGTCGCCGGCACCGACGACGTCGTGGACGCCCTGGTGGACCTGCTGCGGAGGCAGCGCCGTGCCCGCCGGTGA
- a CDS encoding MoxR family ATPase, giving the protein MSTPTGGPGAPSGATVRPGAGDGRVRTAPTPADVDVGPAEDDAGVTPPEGSAIPDEDGLGSGTITPAELDRAGALLRRVRQVFAQRVVGQDGLRTALLTTLLAGGHVLLESVPGLAKTTAAQTLAGAVSASFHRIQCTPDLMPNDIVGTQIYNYATGEFTTQLGPVHANFVLLDEINRSSAKTQSAMLEAMQEQQTSIGGEIYPVPRPFMVLATQNPIEEEGTYVLPEAQMDRFLLKEVVSYPTPHEEVEILERTSTGALTAPATARSISLADVRLLQNLVGRVYVDTSIKRYIVALVSTSRGGGPRPLPGWGDHVRVGASPRGGIALMRVAQAVALQEGRAYVVPDDVKQLRHAVLRHRLVRSYDALANNVAPESLIDAVFAAVPAP; this is encoded by the coding sequence ATGAGCACACCCACGGGCGGGCCCGGGGCGCCGTCGGGCGCGACGGTGCGGCCCGGTGCCGGGGACGGGCGGGTCCGGACCGCGCCAACCCCGGCCGACGTCGACGTCGGCCCGGCCGAGGACGACGCTGGCGTCACCCCACCCGAGGGCAGCGCCATCCCCGACGAGGACGGCCTGGGCAGCGGCACGATCACGCCGGCCGAGCTCGACCGCGCCGGGGCGCTGCTGCGCCGGGTCCGGCAGGTCTTCGCCCAGCGCGTCGTCGGCCAGGACGGGCTGCGCACCGCGCTGCTCACCACGCTGCTGGCCGGCGGGCACGTGCTGCTGGAGTCGGTGCCCGGCCTGGCCAAGACCACCGCCGCGCAGACCCTGGCCGGCGCGGTCTCGGCGAGCTTCCACCGCATCCAGTGCACCCCGGACCTGATGCCCAACGACATCGTCGGCACCCAGATCTACAACTACGCCACCGGGGAGTTCACCACCCAGCTCGGGCCGGTGCACGCCAACTTCGTGCTGCTGGACGAGATCAACCGCTCCTCCGCCAAGACCCAGTCGGCGATGCTCGAGGCGATGCAGGAGCAGCAGACCTCCATCGGCGGGGAGATCTATCCCGTTCCGCGCCCGTTCATGGTGCTCGCCACCCAGAACCCCATCGAGGAGGAGGGCACCTACGTCCTGCCCGAGGCCCAGATGGACCGCTTCCTCCTCAAGGAGGTGGTCTCCTACCCCACCCCGCACGAGGAGGTGGAGATCCTCGAGCGCACCTCCACCGGCGCCCTCACCGCCCCGGCCACCGCCCGGTCGATCTCCCTCGCCGACGTGCGCCTGCTGCAGAACCTGGTCGGCCGGGTCTACGTGGACACCTCGATCAAGCGGTACATCGTCGCCCTGGTCAGCACCAGCCGCGGTGGCGGGCCGCGCCCGCTGCCCGGCTGGGGCGACCACGTGCGGGTGGGCGCCTCGCCCCGCGGCGGGATCGCGCTGATGCGGGTGGCGCAGGCGGTGGCCCTGCAGGAGGGCCGCGCCTACGTCGTGCCCGACGACGTCAAGCAGCTCCGGCACGCCGTCCTGCGCCACCGGCTGGTCCGCAGCTACGACGCCCTGGCGAACAACGTCGCCCCCGAGTCCCTGATCGACGCCGTCTTCGCCGCCGTCCCGGCCCCCTGA
- a CDS encoding heparan-alpha-glucosaminide N-acetyltransferase domain-containing protein: MGVVDQQPTSLSEGADRQVRSSADSSAVSLSAERPATRAAPRAGSKRLQSLDAVRGVMLIASVSVNSLWAAPEWFEHAPWDGVHPLDLIFPVFVTLTGCGLAFAMHRRINVRPLVRRVLVLLLVGLLYNAVTVNAWDPATWRFSGVLQLYAVVVAVMTLGHLLTRSWRGWALLTAASAGAHTLLLATWARGCPGGALTLECNPSGALDTALLTPAHMYAGGLLGHDPEGVVAISGALVSAAAGATVGHLLLSLRSRQTPERPWRGGAVATVSLGALGVGLVGAALLLVQLPAWLGGSPLPVMKRLWTAPFALEVAAGVVLALLVAHLLLDRPALPRPLRAVSWPLIALGRNSLLVYFGSHVVMALLMRPPAPGEPGLAEQLGHDIAIAGHPQVTWTVLAVLAWMALACLLHQRRIYLRP; the protein is encoded by the coding sequence ATGGGTGTCGTGGACCAGCAGCCGACGTCCCTGAGCGAGGGGGCGGACAGGCAGGTCCGCTCGTCGGCGGACAGCAGTGCCGTGTCGCTGTCGGCGGAACGACCTGCGACCCGGGCAGCGCCTCGCGCGGGCTCGAAGCGGCTGCAGAGCCTGGATGCCGTGCGGGGCGTCATGCTGATCGCCAGCGTCTCGGTCAACAGTCTGTGGGCGGCACCGGAGTGGTTCGAGCACGCGCCCTGGGACGGGGTGCACCCGCTCGATCTGATCTTCCCGGTGTTCGTCACCCTTACCGGCTGCGGGCTCGCCTTCGCCATGCACCGGCGCATCAACGTCCGCCCGTTGGTCCGGCGGGTGCTCGTCCTGCTGCTGGTCGGTCTGCTCTACAACGCTGTGACCGTCAACGCGTGGGACCCGGCCACCTGGCGCTTCAGCGGGGTGCTGCAGCTGTACGCCGTCGTCGTCGCGGTCATGACGCTGGGACATCTGCTGACCCGCTCCTGGCGAGGATGGGCGCTGCTCACCGCCGCCAGCGCCGGCGCCCACACGCTGCTGCTCGCCACCTGGGCGCGCGGCTGTCCCGGCGGTGCCCTGACGCTGGAGTGCAACCCCTCTGGTGCCCTCGACACCGCGCTGCTGACCCCGGCGCACATGTACGCCGGCGGCCTTCTCGGCCATGACCCGGAGGGTGTCGTCGCCATCAGCGGAGCACTCGTCTCCGCCGCCGCCGGAGCCACCGTTGGCCATCTCCTGCTCAGCCTCCGCTCCCGCCAGACGCCCGAGCGTCCCTGGCGCGGCGGGGCGGTGGCCACGGTGAGCCTCGGGGCGCTCGGCGTCGGCCTGGTGGGGGCCGCGCTGCTGCTGGTGCAGCTGCCGGCCTGGCTGGGTGGGTCGCCGCTGCCGGTGATGAAGCGGTTGTGGACCGCGCCCTTCGCGCTGGAGGTCGCCGCCGGGGTGGTCCTCGCGCTGCTGGTGGCCCATCTCCTCCTCGACCGCCCCGCACTGCCGCGCCCGCTGCGGGCGGTGAGTTGGCCGCTGATCGCGCTGGGTCGCAACAGCCTGCTGGTCTACTTCGGCTCCCACGTGGTCATGGCCCTGCTGATGCGTCCTCCCGCGCCTGGTGAGCCCGGGCTCGCCGAGCAGCTCGGCCACGACATCGCCATCGCCGGGCACCCACAGGTCACCTGGACGGTGCTGGCGGTGCTGGCCTGGATGGCGCTGGCCTGCCTGCTGCATCAGCGCCGCATATACCTGCGCCCCTGA
- a CDS encoding cytochrome c oxidase assembly protein has translation MRTPALARPTWWYLAGALPLALVALVGGLLLTGAAAPHPLFDPGPLVRLGLPVVRVLTDAGAALTLGAAALCAFVLARPERRGAGRAAAGAAPSAPAADRAAPGADRAASGADRAASGADRAASGADRAASGADRAAPGTAPAAKGSGAAWTRAARTGAVAAVGWALAQLAHLLLTHASVAGTGLGGPDYGRQLAQFLTEIPLGQTLLWATLLTALVPLAAVAVAGYGTALTTLVLGLAALVPVALTGHAAGAASHELAVSSWWMHAAGVALWVGGLAVLCLAAPAAETALAPVVARYSALALWCFVLVAFSGVANAAVRLTSPAELLTHPYGRLLLVKIVLMALLGLAGWMHRRAVIPALAGADGAAARRRFWRLAGGEVLLMGAVVGVAVALGSSAPPVPQDPVADPTPVFLLSNAPEPPFPTVATYLTQWRLDPLTAAAGVAGVVVYLRWMVRLRRRGDAWSAPRTVAWVAGLLLFAWVTNGGPRVYGSVLFSAHMIEHMLLVMVVPIFLVLGAPITLALRALPRRRDGSRGPREWLLALVQSRWAGFFSHPVVAAVNFAGSLVVFYYTPLFELALTTHVGHVLMIVHFTLAGYLFANALIGIDPGPTRPSYPLRLVLLLGTMAFHAFFGISILSLSTLLAADYFGWLGLSWGVDALADQEKGGAITWGIGEIPTLALAIAVALSWARDDERAARRLDRKADRDDDAELRAYNEMLAARAGQGAGPGSGEERRPG, from the coding sequence GTGCGCACCCCAGCCCTGGCCCGCCCCACCTGGTGGTACCTGGCCGGGGCGCTGCCGCTGGCGCTGGTGGCGCTCGTCGGCGGGCTGCTCCTCACCGGGGCCGCCGCGCCGCACCCCCTCTTCGACCCGGGCCCGCTGGTGCGGCTGGGCCTGCCCGTCGTCCGCGTCCTGACCGACGCCGGCGCCGCCCTGACCCTGGGGGCGGCGGCGCTCTGCGCGTTCGTCCTGGCCCGCCCCGAGCGGCGCGGCGCCGGCCGGGCGGCGGCCGGGGCCGCGCCGTCAGCGCCGGCGGCCGATCGTGCAGCACCTGGGGCCGACCGTGCAGCATCTGGGGCCGACCGTGCAGCATCTGGGGCCGACCGTGCAGCATCTGGGGCCGACCGTGCAGCATCTGGGGCCGATCGTGCAGCGCCCGGGACCGCCCCGGCAGCGAAGGGCTCCGGCGCCGCCTGGACCCGCGCCGCCCGCACCGGCGCGGTGGCCGCCGTCGGCTGGGCGCTGGCCCAGCTCGCCCACCTGCTCCTCACCCACGCCTCCGTCGCCGGCACCGGCCTGGGCGGGCCCGACTACGGCCGGCAGCTGGCGCAGTTCCTCACCGAGATCCCTCTCGGCCAGACCCTGCTGTGGGCGACGCTGCTGACCGCCCTGGTGCCGCTGGCCGCCGTCGCCGTCGCGGGCTACGGCACCGCCCTGACGACCCTCGTCCTCGGCCTGGCCGCCCTGGTGCCGGTGGCCCTGACCGGGCACGCGGCCGGCGCGGCGAGCCACGAGCTGGCTGTGTCCTCCTGGTGGATGCACGCCGCCGGCGTCGCGCTCTGGGTCGGCGGGCTGGCCGTGCTCTGCCTGGCCGCGCCGGCCGCCGAGACCGCCCTGGCCCCGGTGGTGGCGCGGTACTCCGCCCTGGCGCTGTGGTGCTTCGTCCTCGTCGCCTTCTCCGGCGTCGCGAACGCCGCCGTCCGGCTGACCTCCCCCGCCGAGCTCCTCACCCACCCCTACGGCCGCCTGCTGCTGGTCAAGATCGTCCTGATGGCGCTGCTCGGGCTGGCCGGGTGGATGCACCGCCGGGCCGTGATCCCCGCCCTGGCCGGGGCCGACGGCGCCGCGGCCCGCCGGCGCTTCTGGCGGCTCGCCGGCGGGGAGGTGCTCCTGATGGGCGCCGTGGTCGGCGTCGCGGTGGCGCTGGGCTCCTCCGCCCCGCCGGTGCCTCAGGACCCGGTGGCCGACCCGACGCCGGTCTTCCTGCTCTCCAATGCCCCCGAGCCGCCCTTCCCCACGGTGGCCACATACCTCACCCAGTGGCGGCTCGACCCGCTGACCGCGGCCGCGGGGGTGGCGGGCGTCGTCGTCTACCTCCGCTGGATGGTCCGGCTGCGCCGGCGGGGGGACGCGTGGTCCGCGCCGCGGACGGTCGCCTGGGTGGCCGGGCTGCTGCTCTTCGCCTGGGTGACCAACGGCGGCCCGCGGGTGTACGGCTCGGTGCTGTTCAGCGCGCACATGATCGAGCACATGCTGCTCGTCATGGTGGTGCCGATCTTCCTCGTCCTCGGCGCGCCGATCACCCTGGCGCTGCGGGCGCTGCCCCGCCGGCGGGACGGCTCGCGCGGGCCGCGGGAGTGGCTGCTGGCCCTGGTGCAGTCCCGGTGGGCGGGGTTCTTCTCCCACCCGGTGGTCGCCGCGGTGAACTTCGCCGGCTCACTCGTCGTCTTCTACTACACGCCGCTGTTCGAGCTGGCCCTGACCACGCACGTGGGCCACGTGCTGATGATCGTCCACTTCACCCTCGCCGGGTACCTCTTCGCCAACGCGCTGATCGGGATCGACCCCGGCCCCACCCGGCCGAGCTACCCGCTGCGCCTGGTGCTGCTGCTCGGGACGATGGCGTTCCACGCGTTCTTCGGCATCTCCATCCTGTCGCTGAGCACGCTGCTGGCGGCCGACTACTTCGGGTGGTTGGGCCTGTCCTGGGGGGTGGACGCGCTAGCCGACCAGGAGAAGGGCGGGGCGATCACCTGGGGCATCGGGGAGATCCCCACCCTGGCCCTGGCGATCGCGGTCGCACTGTCCTGGGCCCGGGACGACGAGCGGGCCGCCCGGCGCCTGGACCGCAAGGCCGACCGCGACGACGACGCCGAGCTGCGGGCCTACAACGAGATGCTTGCCGCCCGCGCGGGGCAGGGGGCGGGACCCGGTTCGGGCGAGGAGCGCCGGCCGGGGTGA
- a CDS encoding DUF2993 domain-containing protein, producing the protein MRRLLGVLVALVLLLAAAVVVDRVVAGRAEDQAADRIEQEVGARPDVTIEGFPFLTQLAARELGSVRATAAELPAEELVLTDVTAHARGVALVSPVTLAHVSGSGTVTSAELQRLVRARVPDLDVDVAAGTDGVRLTTEVLGAELSLRAEPVLAGEVLQVQARSVTLGGRTVEAERLAALVGRDVLQVEIPVPELPLGLRVVGVEPAADGLRVALEGSDVVVEE; encoded by the coding sequence GTGCGGCGACTCCTCGGTGTGCTGGTGGCCCTGGTCCTGCTGCTGGCGGCCGCCGTCGTGGTGGACCGGGTGGTCGCCGGCCGCGCCGAGGATCAGGCCGCGGACCGGATCGAGCAGGAGGTGGGCGCCCGGCCGGACGTCACCATCGAGGGCTTCCCCTTCCTCACCCAGCTCGCCGCCCGGGAGCTCGGCAGCGTGCGCGCCACGGCCGCAGAGCTGCCGGCCGAGGAGCTGGTCCTGACCGACGTCACCGCCCACGCCCGCGGCGTCGCCCTCGTCAGCCCGGTCACCCTCGCCCACGTCTCGGGCTCCGGCACGGTCACCTCGGCCGAGCTCCAGCGCCTGGTGCGCGCGCGGGTGCCCGACCTCGACGTCGACGTCGCCGCCGGCACCGACGGGGTGCGCCTGACGACCGAGGTGCTCGGGGCGGAGCTGTCGCTGCGCGCCGAGCCGGTCCTCGCCGGCGAGGTGCTCCAGGTGCAGGCCCGCTCGGTGACCCTCGGCGGCCGGACGGTGGAGGCCGAGCGGCTCGCCGCGCTCGTCGGCCGGGACGTCCTGCAGGTCGAGATCCCCGTCCCGGAGCTGCCGCTCGGGCTGCGGGTCGTGGGGGTGGAGCCGGCCGCGGACGGCCTGCGCGTGGCCCTGGAGGGCAGCGACGTCGTCGTGGAGGAGTGA